AAATCGTTGGACAGAATTAGAAGCTAGCGACAATCCATTTGCAACTGTAGTAATGGCACATTTGAAGACACAGCAAACAAATAAAAAGCCGGGAGAACGGAAAGCTTGGAAATTTAGCTTGATTCGCCGATTGTATGAATTAGGATTGCAAGAAAAAGATATTCGTAACCTTTACCGATTTATTGATTGGGTTATGATTTTACCAAAAGCCTTAGAAGCAGAATTTTGGCAAGAGTTTAAGCAATTTGAGCAGGAGCTGACTATGAGCTACATTACCACAGGTGAACGCATTGGTTACGAGCGCGGAAAACAGGAACAAGGACAAACACTCGTCCTACGGCTACTAAAAAAACGGGTAGGAGAGTTACCACAAGAGGTTCGGGGGGGCATTCAAACTCTTTCCATAGAGCAATTAGAAGCACTTGGCGAGGCTTTATTGGATTTTACAACCCTTGAGGATTTACTTAACTGGTTGGAAGCAAATCAAACAGCGTAGAATATTTCTTGATGGAAATAGTTCAAGACTTACGAAACTGGCACACATATCTTTTACTACAAGAGTCAAGGGCCAATGGCTAAAAATCAAACTTTTGCAATTACTGGGTAGGTTGGAAGTACAATAGTCGCGCCTCATCTGCTTCTAGCTGTTCTTGCTGAGTATAGGCACGATAAACTAACGCTCTTTTATGTCTCTGGTGAGAGAAAAATGCTGTGATTTTCTGAGATTCTTGA
The Nostoc punctiforme PCC 73102 genome window above contains:
- a CDS encoding DUF4351 domain-containing protein codes for the protein MTEELGRADNDSPWKEILEAYFPQAMQFFFPQTAELINWERPHEFLDKEFQQIAREAELGRRYADKLVKVWQIQGQETWLLIHVEIQAKSEDSFAERMFSYNLRIFDRFAKPAVSLAILCDTDPTWRPNQYSYNYPNTRLNFEFGTIKLLDYQNRWTELEASDNPFATVVMAHLKTQQTNKKPGERKAWKFSLIRRLYELGLQEKDIRNLYRFIDWVMILPKALEAEFWQEFKQFEQELTMSYITTGERIGYERGKQEQGQTLVLRLLKKRVGELPQEVRGGIQTLSIEQLEALGEALLDFTTLEDLLNWLEANQTA